The following coding sequences lie in one Glycine soja cultivar W05 chromosome 16, ASM419377v2, whole genome shotgun sequence genomic window:
- the LOC114389422 gene encoding protein DETOXIFICATION 54 isoform X1, whose translation MGDNKDHDFFSHKFPTTSQVMEEMKELWGMALPITAMNMLVFVRAVVSVLFLGRLGSLELAGGALSIGFTNITGYSVLVGLAAGLEPVCSQAFGSKNWDLLSLSLQRMVLILLMAIVPISLLWLNLERIMLFMGQDSAITGMASLYCFYSLPDLLTNTLLQPLRVFLRSQKVTKPMMYCSLVAVLFHVPLNYLLVVVMGLGVPGVAMASVMTNLNMVVLMAGYVCVCRKREVVLKWRCGGGGVVCSGLGQLMGFAVPSCLMICLEWWWYEIVTVLAGYLPRPTLAVAATGILIQTTSMMYTVPMALAGCVSARVGNELGAGKPYKAKLAATVALGCAFVIGFINVTWTVILGQRWAGLFTNDEPVKALVASVMPIMGLCELGNCPQTTGCGILRGTARPGIGAHINLGSFYFVGTPVAVGLAFWFKVGFSGLWFGLLSAQVACAVSILYVVLVRTDWEAEALKAEKLTRIEMGSCNGLRNKENERDEESKGLLVNGNGNKDDTC comes from the exons ATGGGAGATAACAAGGACCATGATTTCTTTTCCCACAAATTCCCCACAACCTCTCAG GTGATGGAAGAGATGAAGGAGCTGTGGGGCATGGCTCTACCCATCACAGCTATGAACATGTTGGTGTTTGTGAGAGCAGTGGTTTCTGTTCTCTTTTTGGGTAGGCTTGGAAGCCTAGAGCTAGCAGGTGGTGCACTTTCCATAGGCTTCACCAACATAACAGGGTACTCTGTTCTTGTGGGTCTTGCAGCAGGCCTAGAACCTGTGTGCAGCCAAGCCTTTGGTAGCAAAAACTGGgaccttctctctctctctctccaacgAATGGTCCTCATCCTCCTCATGGCAATAGTCCCCATAAGCCTCCTGTGGCTGAACCTCGAAAGGATCATGCTTTTCATGGGCCAAGACAGTGCCATCACAGGAATGGCATCACTCTACTGCTTCTACTCTCTCCCAGACCTTTTAACAAACACCTTACTACAACCCTTAAGGGTGTTTTTGAGGTCACAAAAAGTGACCAAACCTATGATGTATTGCTCCCTTGTGGCTGTTTTGTTCCATGTGCCATTGAACTATCTTTTGGTGGTGGTGATGGGGCTTGGGGTACCAGGGGTGGCCATGGCTTCAGTGATGACTAATCTAAACATGGTGGTGCTGATGGCAGGGTATGTGTGCGTGTGCAGGAAGAGGGAGGTGGTGCTGAAGTGGCGGTGTGGTGGTGGGGGAGTGGTGTGCTCTGGGTTGGGGCAGTTGATGGGGTTTGCTGTGCCTAGTTGCCTTATGATATGTTTGGAGTGGTGGTGGTACGAGATTGTGACTGTGCTGGCTGGGTACTTGCCACGTCCAACACTGGCTGTGGCTGCCACTGGTATTCTCATTCAGACAACTAGCATGATGTACACTGTCCCAATGGCACTTGCAGGCTGTGTTTCTGCCAGG GTAGGGAATGAGCTTGGAGCTGGGAAACCATACAAGGCAAAACTAGCAGCAACGGTTGCCTTAGGATGTGCTTTTGTGATAGGCTTCATCAATGTTACATGGACTGTGATATTGGGTCAAAGGTGGGCTGGGCTTTTCACCAACGACGAGCCCGTAAAAGCCTTGGTTGCATCAGTCATGCCGATTATGGGCCTGTGTGAGCTTGGGAACTGTCCACAAACCACGGGCTGTGGGATCCTTCGTGGCACGGCCCGACCTGGTATTGGGGCCCACATAAACCTAGGCTCATTCTACTTTGTGGGCACCCCGGTGGCCGTGGGCCTGGCCTTTTGGTTCAAGGTGGGGTTCAGTGGGCTTTGGTTTGGGCTTCTGTCGGCCCAGGTGGCATGTGCTGTGTCAATCCTCTATGTTGTGTTGGTGAGGACAGATTGGGAAGCTGAGGCTTTGAAGGCTGAGAAGCTCACTAGGATTGAAATGGGTAGTTGCAATGGGCTTAGGAATaaggaaaatgagagagatgAAGAAAGCAAAGGGCTCTTGGTGAATGGAAATGGGAACAAAGATGACACATGCTAA
- the LOC114389422 gene encoding protein DETOXIFICATION 54 isoform X2, which produces MEEMKELWGMALPITAMNMLVFVRAVVSVLFLGRLGSLELAGGALSIGFTNITGYSVLVGLAAGLEPVCSQAFGSKNWDLLSLSLQRMVLILLMAIVPISLLWLNLERIMLFMGQDSAITGMASLYCFYSLPDLLTNTLLQPLRVFLRSQKVTKPMMYCSLVAVLFHVPLNYLLVVVMGLGVPGVAMASVMTNLNMVVLMAGYVCVCRKREVVLKWRCGGGGVVCSGLGQLMGFAVPSCLMICLEWWWYEIVTVLAGYLPRPTLAVAATGILIQTTSMMYTVPMALAGCVSARVGNELGAGKPYKAKLAATVALGCAFVIGFINVTWTVILGQRWAGLFTNDEPVKALVASVMPIMGLCELGNCPQTTGCGILRGTARPGIGAHINLGSFYFVGTPVAVGLAFWFKVGFSGLWFGLLSAQVACAVSILYVVLVRTDWEAEALKAEKLTRIEMGSCNGLRNKENERDEESKGLLVNGNGNKDDTC; this is translated from the exons ATGGAAGAGATGAAGGAGCTGTGGGGCATGGCTCTACCCATCACAGCTATGAACATGTTGGTGTTTGTGAGAGCAGTGGTTTCTGTTCTCTTTTTGGGTAGGCTTGGAAGCCTAGAGCTAGCAGGTGGTGCACTTTCCATAGGCTTCACCAACATAACAGGGTACTCTGTTCTTGTGGGTCTTGCAGCAGGCCTAGAACCTGTGTGCAGCCAAGCCTTTGGTAGCAAAAACTGGgaccttctctctctctctctccaacgAATGGTCCTCATCCTCCTCATGGCAATAGTCCCCATAAGCCTCCTGTGGCTGAACCTCGAAAGGATCATGCTTTTCATGGGCCAAGACAGTGCCATCACAGGAATGGCATCACTCTACTGCTTCTACTCTCTCCCAGACCTTTTAACAAACACCTTACTACAACCCTTAAGGGTGTTTTTGAGGTCACAAAAAGTGACCAAACCTATGATGTATTGCTCCCTTGTGGCTGTTTTGTTCCATGTGCCATTGAACTATCTTTTGGTGGTGGTGATGGGGCTTGGGGTACCAGGGGTGGCCATGGCTTCAGTGATGACTAATCTAAACATGGTGGTGCTGATGGCAGGGTATGTGTGCGTGTGCAGGAAGAGGGAGGTGGTGCTGAAGTGGCGGTGTGGTGGTGGGGGAGTGGTGTGCTCTGGGTTGGGGCAGTTGATGGGGTTTGCTGTGCCTAGTTGCCTTATGATATGTTTGGAGTGGTGGTGGTACGAGATTGTGACTGTGCTGGCTGGGTACTTGCCACGTCCAACACTGGCTGTGGCTGCCACTGGTATTCTCATTCAGACAACTAGCATGATGTACACTGTCCCAATGGCACTTGCAGGCTGTGTTTCTGCCAGG GTAGGGAATGAGCTTGGAGCTGGGAAACCATACAAGGCAAAACTAGCAGCAACGGTTGCCTTAGGATGTGCTTTTGTGATAGGCTTCATCAATGTTACATGGACTGTGATATTGGGTCAAAGGTGGGCTGGGCTTTTCACCAACGACGAGCCCGTAAAAGCCTTGGTTGCATCAGTCATGCCGATTATGGGCCTGTGTGAGCTTGGGAACTGTCCACAAACCACGGGCTGTGGGATCCTTCGTGGCACGGCCCGACCTGGTATTGGGGCCCACATAAACCTAGGCTCATTCTACTTTGTGGGCACCCCGGTGGCCGTGGGCCTGGCCTTTTGGTTCAAGGTGGGGTTCAGTGGGCTTTGGTTTGGGCTTCTGTCGGCCCAGGTGGCATGTGCTGTGTCAATCCTCTATGTTGTGTTGGTGAGGACAGATTGGGAAGCTGAGGCTTTGAAGGCTGAGAAGCTCACTAGGATTGAAATGGGTAGTTGCAATGGGCTTAGGAATaaggaaaatgagagagatgAAGAAAGCAAAGGGCTCTTGGTGAATGGAAATGGGAACAAAGATGACACATGCTAA